In Lagopus muta isolate bLagMut1 chromosome 6, bLagMut1 primary, whole genome shotgun sequence, one DNA window encodes the following:
- the LOC125694694 gene encoding uncharacterized protein LOC125694694 isoform X2, whose translation MFLFLLALIPSAVSQAATTASANKNATDRREMSRQSVSTPVRSTDGTLPSTLIMASKDGKNSSAPKLKRVLISSATLKTLGDFSTATKDAASVSAGVPFTVTPSSSAVTGSTHVTAALPSDGPSTMPSSLPACTALTFPTTTQDGPTSNLNITQQTEDLKHRSTNTSPVLCKEEDTNKGKTNERGVIIGISVVVLGFILFCLMGHFLCNTTSGPGNSLGPYETSFGTAPDGTRSTADKAGYPHACICMDGMTSSLPGL comes from the exons ATGTTCCTTTTTCTACTTGCCTTAATTCCCTCTGCTGTAAGTCAAGCTGCAACAACTGCCAGTGCCAATAAGAATGCAACAGACAGAAGAGAGATGAGCAGACAGTCAGTCAGCACACCTGTGAGATCCACTGATGGCACATTACCTTCAACATTAATTATGGCatcaaaagatggaaaaaacagCTCTGCCCCAAAGCTGAAAAGAGTCTTGATATCCTCAGCAACACTTAAAACACTGGGTGACTTCTCTACAGCAACCAAagatgctgcttctgtttctgctggCGTGCCATTCACAGTGACACCGAGCAGCTCTGCGGTGACAGGGAGCACCCATGTGACAGCAGCACTCCCCAGTGATGGCCCTTCCACCATGCCCTCCTCGCTCCCTGCATGCACTGCTCTGACGTTCCCCACAACGACGCAGGATGGTCCTACATCAAACCTCAACATCACTCAGCAGACAGAAGACCTGAAGCATAGATCTACCAACACTTCTCCTGTACTGTGTAAGGAAGAAGATACCAATAAAG gCAAAACCAACGAAAGAGGAGTAATAATTGGTATCAGTGTAGTAGTTTTGGGATTTATATTATTTTGCCTGATGGGACATTTTCTATGTAATACAACAAGTGGTCCAG GTAACTCGCTTGGACCATATGAAACAAGTTTTGGGACTGCTCCTGATGGCACACGTAGCACGGCAGACAAAGCAGGGTACCCACATGCGTGCATCTGTATGGATGGCATGACATCATCCCTCCCTGGACTGTAA
- the LOC125694694 gene encoding uncharacterized protein LOC125694694 isoform X1 yields the protein MFLFLLALIPSAVSQAATTASANKNATDRREMSRQSVSTPVRSTDGTLPSTLIMASKDGKNSSAPKLKRVLISSATLKTLGDFSTATKDAASVSAGVPFTVTPSSSAVTGSTHVTAALPSDGPSTMPSSLPACTALTFPTTTQDGPTSNLNITQQTEDLKHRSTNTSPVLCKEEDTNKGKTNERGVIIGISVVVLGFILFCLMGHFLCNTTSGPVLHLGNSLGPYETSFGTAPDGTRSTADKAGYPHACICMDGMTSSLPGL from the exons ATGTTCCTTTTTCTACTTGCCTTAATTCCCTCTGCTGTAAGTCAAGCTGCAACAACTGCCAGTGCCAATAAGAATGCAACAGACAGAAGAGAGATGAGCAGACAGTCAGTCAGCACACCTGTGAGATCCACTGATGGCACATTACCTTCAACATTAATTATGGCatcaaaagatggaaaaaacagCTCTGCCCCAAAGCTGAAAAGAGTCTTGATATCCTCAGCAACACTTAAAACACTGGGTGACTTCTCTACAGCAACCAAagatgctgcttctgtttctgctggCGTGCCATTCACAGTGACACCGAGCAGCTCTGCGGTGACAGGGAGCACCCATGTGACAGCAGCACTCCCCAGTGATGGCCCTTCCACCATGCCCTCCTCGCTCCCTGCATGCACTGCTCTGACGTTCCCCACAACGACGCAGGATGGTCCTACATCAAACCTCAACATCACTCAGCAGACAGAAGACCTGAAGCATAGATCTACCAACACTTCTCCTGTACTGTGTAAGGAAGAAGATACCAATAAAG gCAAAACCAACGAAAGAGGAGTAATAATTGGTATCAGTGTAGTAGTTTTGGGATTTATATTATTTTGCCTGATGGGACATTTTCTATGTAATACAACAAGTGGTCCAG TTCTCCACTTAGGTAACTCGCTTGGACCATATGAAACAAGTTTTGGGACTGCTCCTGATGGCACACGTAGCACGGCAGACAAAGCAGGGTACCCACATGCGTGCATCTGTATGGATGGCATGACATCATCCCTCCCTGGACTGTAA